The genomic DNA TTACATATTTCAGTCCGTTGGCAGACACTTCTTTGCCGGATGCTGGTTTCGTGTACCTTCCCGGAGGTTATCCGGAGTTATATCTTGCTGCTTTATCGGCAAACAGGCAGATGCTTCAGTCCATTCGCCGGTATGTTGAGAGTGGAGGAAAATTGTTGGCTGAATGTGGAGGTATGATGTATCTATGTGACGAGATACGAGATAAAAATGGATACGTTTATCCTATGGCTGGCGTGTTGCACCAGTCTGCAACAATGGAGAATATGAAGTTACGCCTGGGATATCGCACCTTATTATACAACGAAACTCGTCTGAAAGGGCATGAGTTCCACTATTCCCGTCTGGTGGAACAACAGAATCCGCTTCCGTCCTGCGCTGTCGCTTATACTGCCAAAGGAGTGGAAACGGATACTCCGCTTTATCATTATAAAAATGTTTGGGCAGGATATACGCATTTGTATTGGGCGGATCCGGTCGGAAACGAATGGTTTACCAAATTTGTCATCGATGGCAATATTTGAAGTCTGTATACAAATAAATAAGAAAGATGAAAATATATACGCGTGGAGGAGATAAAGGTCGTACTGGGATTCATGGAGGCGAGCGGGTGGATAAAGATGATATCCGGATCGAAGCGAACGGGACACTGGACGAGGTGAATGCTGAAATAGGCATTATCCGTGCATTACTCCCGGCTGAACATGAATGGCAAAGCTTGCTGGGGAAAATACAAATGGAGATGATGGCGGTCATGTCACATGTGGCGACTCCATCGGCTATTCGTGATAAGAATCCGAACAAAATATCCGATGATCTTGTTCTTGTTTGTGAGGAACAGATCGATGCTTTGTCGGCAAAGATGGAGGATAACGGTTATTTTATCCTGCCTGGCGGCTCTTTGGTTTCCGCTCACTTGCAGTTGGCCCGTACGATCGTACGCCGTGCCGAACGCCGTCTGTGGACGTTGAACCGGAAAGATCCGGTTTCACCAGGGATCATGCAGTTCGTGAACCGCCTTTCCGATTTGTTTTTTACAATGGCACGCTATGAAATGTTTCGCCAGGGGAATGCGGAGGAACGTTGGCAGTCGTTTTTGTATAAGAGAAAAAAATAGAATAAGACTTGAAGATTCCATAAAGAAGCTGTTCACATTTTTGTGAATACTGAAAGAATACGTTATATTTGTACGCAAATACGAGAACGATATGTTTGTTACATTCGAAGAAGTATATTTGCGTGACCTTTACGAGAAAGGAAAGACTGATAACAAGAAGCCTCGTTATCAGCCTGATGTGATAAGGTGTTATCAAAAGTGTATAGATTTTCTTTTGGATGCCAAGAAGGTAGAAGAACTTCTTTTGATAAATTCCTTGAATTATGAGATGCTGAAAGGCGATAAGGCTGGTATTTCATTTGTACGGGTGAATAATAAGTATCGAGTTGAGTTTACCGTAAGGGATTCGATAGAAGAACCGATTGTTACCGTATGTAATATAATAGAATTATCAAACCATTATAAATGATTGTAGCTATGATTACACTTCAAGGTATTGATCCTAAAATGATCGCCAATAATTTGACTCCATCCAACCCCATACATCCAGGCGAGTTGATAAAGGATGAAATAGAATATCGAGGTATTTCGCAGCGGAAATTGGCATTGCAAATGGGGGTTTCTCCGACATTGCTGAATGAAATATTGAATGGAAAGCGTTCTGTTTCGACAGAATATGCTCTTTTGTTTGAAGCGGCGCTTGGTATTGATGCAGAAGTTTGGATTCGTCAGCAAGCTCGGTATGACATGCAAATGGCAAAATCCGATATCTCTTTTTTGGAGAGATTGGCCCATATTAGAAAAATAGCGGCAGTATTATAGTAGGTACAGATTAAAATTAAGAATAGATATGATATCCGTAAAAAAATATATCGAGTCCAATAAAGACCGTTTCATCGAAGAGCTTTTCTCTTTGATCCGTATTCCATCGATAAGTGCCAAACATGAACATAAGCCTGATATGGAGGCTTGTGCAAAACGCTGGACAGAACTCTTGCTTGCAGCCGGTGCCGATAAAGCGGTTGTGATGCAGACCGAAGGCAACCCGGTTGTGTATGGGGAAAAGATGGTTTCTCCTGAGGCGCAGACCGTTTTGGTCTATTCGCACTATGACGTAATGCCCGCCGAGCCGTTTGACCTGTGGAAGAGTCGCCCGTTCGAACCCGAAATCCGGGATGGCCGTATCTGGGCGCGTGGTGCGGATGATGATAAAGGGCAGGCCATGATGCAGGTAAAAGGTTTCGAGACAGCCCTGAATCTGGATTTGCTGAAATGTAATGTGAAGTTTATCTTCGAGGGAGAAGAAGAGATCGGTTCGCCGAGCCTCGAAGCCTTCTGCCGTACACATAAAGAATTGTTGGAAGCGGATGTGATCCTGGTTTCCGATACCAGCATGGTCAGTGCCGAAACGCCATCCCTGACAACCGGACTTCGTGGGCTTGCCTATTGGGAGATCGAGGTCACAGGTCCTAACCGCGATTTGCATTCCGGGCATTTCGGTGGTGCGGTTGCCAACCCGATCAATGTGTTGTGTAAGCTGATGGCCGATATAACAGATGCTGACGGGCGCATCACAATCCCCGGTTTCTACGATGATGTGGAAGATGTTTCGCCTGCCGAACGCGAGATGATCGCCCAGATTCCATTTGATGAAGCGAAATATAAAGCGGCCATCGGTGTGGATGAGTTGTTCGGTGAAAAAGGATATTCCACGTTGGAACGCAATAGTTGCCGTCCTTCCTTCGATATCTGCGGCATCTGGGGCGGTTATATGGAAGAGGGCAGCAAGACGGTCCTTCCTTCCAAAGCATACGCCAAAGTTTCCTGCCGTCTGGTTCCGCATCAGGATCATGAGAAGATTTCGAAACTGTTTGAAGAGTACATCGCTCGTGTGGCTCCGGCTTATGTCAAGGTAAGAGTGACGCCTAAACATGGTGGACAAGGTTATGTTTGTCCGATCGATCTTCCCGCTTATAAGGCGGCAGAGGAAGCCGTTGCCGTAGCTTTTGGCAAACGTCCGTTGGCCGTGCGCCGTGGCGGAAGTATCCCTATTATCTCGACTTTCGAGCAGGTGTTGGGCATCAAGACTGTCCTAATGGGATTCGGCCTCGAACAGAATGCGATTCATTCGCCCAACGAAAGCTGTACGCTTGACTTCTTTTATAAGGGAATCGAGTCGGTAGCCGAATTTTATAAACGATTCAATTGATATGACAAATAATGAAATAGTTGTTCGTGCGCTTGCCAATACAGGCATTACTGCTCTGAACGAGATGCAGCAGGCGGTATTGGATGCCGGGACGACAAAAGACATGGTGCTGCTCAGTCCGACAGGGTCGGGCAAGACGCTGGCTTTCCTTTTGCCTTTGCTGACGACGTTGACGGATGAGGACAAAAAGATACAGGCCGTGATCATCGCTCCTTCCCGTGAGTTGGCCTTGCAGATTGAAACGGTATTCCGTTCGTTGGGAGCCGGATATAAGGTGAATTGTTGCTACGGGGGGCATCCCATCCGCACGGAGAAGAAGAGTCTCGAACATCCGCCGACGGTCCTGATCGGCACGCCGGGGCGTATCGTCGACCATCTGGAACGGGGTAATATCAATCTGGACAGTGTGCGTACGCTGATCCTTGATGAGTTTGACAAATCGCTCGAACTGGGCTTCCTTGCTGAAATGAAGGAGATTTTGGCACATCTCCCAGGCGTGCGCCGCCGGGTGCTGACTTCGGCAACGGCAGCAGTCGATATTCCTGCTTTCACCGGGATTACAGCTCCGGTACGATTGTCGTTCTTGAAAGAAGTGAAGGAGTCGAAAGGGCTGGCTTTGCGTGTGGTCAAGTCTCCAGTTAAGGACAAGCTGGAAACCTTGTACAAGCTTTTAGGTGAACTGAAAGGTGGTTCTGCCCTTATCTTCTGCAATTATCGGGAGACGGTAGAACGGGTGAGCAACTATCTGACCGAAATGGGTGTAGATAACGAATACTTCCACGGAGGAATGGAGCAACCGGAACGTGAACGTGCCTTGTCGCATTTCCGTAACGGCAGTGCTACCGTATTT from Parabacteroides merdae ATCC 43184 includes the following:
- a CDS encoding DEAD/DEAH box helicase, whose protein sequence is MTNNEIVVRALANTGITALNEMQQAVLDAGTTKDMVLLSPTGSGKTLAFLLPLLTTLTDEDKKIQAVIIAPSRELALQIETVFRSLGAGYKVNCCYGGHPIRTEKKSLEHPPTVLIGTPGRIVDHLERGNINLDSVRTLILDEFDKSLELGFLAEMKEILAHLPGVRRRVLTSATAAVDIPAFTGITAPVRLSFLKEVKESKGLALRVVKSPVKDKLETLYKLLGELKGGSALIFCNYRETVERVSNYLTEMGVDNEYFHGGMEQPERERALSHFRNGSATVFISTDLASRGLDIPEVKNVIHYHLPVSEEAYVHRNGRTARMNAEGVAYLILNAEETIPEYITREPDEFFLPEVAKKPVRSEWVTLTINRGKRDKLSKKDVVGFLFQKGGLEKDDLGIVEIKESCAFAAVKRTKLSGLLGRIRNEKIKNMKAKFI
- a CDS encoding dipeptidase, with translation MISVKKYIESNKDRFIEELFSLIRIPSISAKHEHKPDMEACAKRWTELLLAAGADKAVVMQTEGNPVVYGEKMVSPEAQTVLVYSHYDVMPAEPFDLWKSRPFEPEIRDGRIWARGADDDKGQAMMQVKGFETALNLDLLKCNVKFIFEGEEEIGSPSLEAFCRTHKELLEADVILVSDTSMVSAETPSLTTGLRGLAYWEIEVTGPNRDLHSGHFGGAVANPINVLCKLMADITDADGRITIPGFYDDVEDVSPAEREMIAQIPFDEAKYKAAIGVDELFGEKGYSTLERNSCRPSFDICGIWGGYMEEGSKTVLPSKAYAKVSCRLVPHQDHEKISKLFEEYIARVAPAYVKVRVTPKHGGQGYVCPIDLPAYKAAEEAVAVAFGKRPLAVRRGGSIPIISTFEQVLGIKTVLMGFGLEQNAIHSPNESCTLDFFYKGIESVAEFYKRFN
- a CDS encoding HigA family addiction module antitoxin, with the translated sequence MITLQGIDPKMIANNLTPSNPIHPGELIKDEIEYRGISQRKLALQMGVSPTLLNEILNGKRSVSTEYALLFEAALGIDAEVWIRQQARYDMQMAKSDISFLERLAHIRKIAAVL
- a CDS encoding type II toxin-antitoxin system RelE/ParE family toxin is translated as MFVTFEEVYLRDLYEKGKTDNKKPRYQPDVIRCYQKCIDFLLDAKKVEELLLINSLNYEMLKGDKAGISFVRVNNKYRVEFTVRDSIEEPIVTVCNIIELSNHYK
- a CDS encoding cob(I)yrinic acid a,c-diamide adenosyltransferase — translated: MKIYTRGGDKGRTGIHGGERVDKDDIRIEANGTLDEVNAEIGIIRALLPAEHEWQSLLGKIQMEMMAVMSHVATPSAIRDKNPNKISDDLVLVCEEQIDALSAKMEDNGYFILPGGSLVSAHLQLARTIVRRAERRLWTLNRKDPVSPGIMQFVNRLSDLFFTMARYEMFRQGNAEERWQSFLYKRKK